From a region of the Georgenia yuyongxinii genome:
- a CDS encoding DUF4862 family protein gives MTARNGATLVLGAYAMAPAAGTPEESAFYDGLREVDLGALEFPLLAEGAPSLDPAWIARHVAPGWDLVVTCIPRTMQRLGQSPAYGLASDHDEGRRRALDDLAWVRTLALGLADRHGRQVVTAVQVHSAPGPGLGSGAALARSLEEALSWDLAGAALVVEHCDARVPGQEPAKGFFPLADELEVLRGLGGRVGAGINWGRSAIEGRGAATATKHVAAAAQARLLRALIFSGAAAGPTAWGPAWEDGHLPPRGDDPALAASADSLLGPQEVRAALAAADGADLILGAKVAVRPLDADVATRLAVARATLEMVARGADPGQRGATAV, from the coding sequence ATGACGGCACGAAACGGCGCGACGCTGGTCCTGGGTGCCTACGCGATGGCCCCGGCCGCCGGCACACCCGAGGAGTCGGCGTTCTACGACGGGCTGCGTGAGGTGGACCTCGGGGCGCTGGAGTTCCCGCTGCTCGCCGAGGGTGCGCCGAGCCTGGACCCGGCATGGATCGCCCGGCACGTCGCCCCCGGCTGGGACCTGGTGGTCACCTGCATCCCGCGGACCATGCAGCGCCTGGGCCAGTCACCCGCCTACGGGCTCGCCTCGGACCACGACGAGGGCCGCCGTCGGGCACTCGACGATCTCGCGTGGGTGCGCACCCTCGCGCTCGGCCTTGCGGACCGCCACGGCCGGCAGGTCGTCACCGCCGTGCAGGTGCACAGCGCCCCCGGTCCCGGCCTCGGCTCGGGTGCCGCGTTGGCCCGGAGCCTGGAGGAGGCCCTGAGCTGGGACCTTGCCGGCGCGGCGCTCGTCGTGGAGCACTGCGACGCCCGCGTCCCGGGCCAGGAGCCCGCCAAGGGGTTCTTCCCCCTCGCGGACGAGCTCGAGGTCCTTCGCGGCCTTGGTGGGCGGGTGGGCGCGGGGATCAACTGGGGACGGTCCGCCATCGAGGGCCGCGGCGCCGCCACGGCGACGAAGCACGTGGCCGCGGCCGCCCAGGCCCGCCTGCTCCGTGCGCTGATCTTCTCCGGTGCGGCCGCCGGGCCGACGGCCTGGGGACCGGCGTGGGAGGACGGGCATCTCCCGCCACGAGGCGACGACCCCGCGCTCGCCGCCTCGGCGGACTCGCTGCTGGGCCCGCAGGAGGTGCGCGCGGCGCTCGCGGCCGCGGACGGCGCCGACCTCATCCTCGGTGCGAAGGTCGCCGTGCGTCCGCTCGACGCCGACGTCGCCACCCGCCTCGCCGTCGCCCGCGCCACCCTGGAGATGGTCGCCCGTGGCGCCGACCCGGGGCAGCGTGGTGCGACGGCCGTGTGA
- the serA gene encoding phosphoglycerate dehydrogenase — MARALLLENPHPNADPIFASAGVEVVRHPGALDESELIAALDGIDILGIRSTTHVTERVLAAHPNLLAIGAFCIGTNQIDLKSAARRGVAVFNAPFSNTRSVVELAVAEIIALTRRLTVRDKSLHAGVWDKSAAGSHEVRGRTLGIVGYGNIGTQLSVVAEALGMRVVFYDTAEKLALGNAQRMGSLAELLAVADIVTLHVDGREGNAGMFGREQFEQMKHGAAFLNLSRGFLVDYSVLRAKILDGSVSGAAVDVFPDEPKRTGDAFESELRGLPNVILTPHVGGSTQEAQENIGHFVSGKLTKYLQAASTDLSVNLPRLSLEPSDAARYRVAFVHRNTPGVLALVNQTFAEHGANIEGQILGTRGEIGYVVTDIGSELPREAVEAVRQMEDTLRLRVMTRPAAD, encoded by the coding sequence GTGGCCCGCGCACTCCTTCTTGAGAACCCGCACCCCAACGCCGACCCCATCTTCGCCTCCGCCGGCGTGGAGGTGGTCCGCCACCCCGGTGCCCTGGACGAGAGCGAGCTGATCGCCGCGCTCGACGGCATCGACATCCTCGGCATCCGGTCCACCACCCACGTGACCGAGCGTGTCCTCGCCGCGCACCCCAACCTCCTGGCCATCGGCGCTTTCTGCATCGGCACCAACCAGATCGACCTGAAGTCGGCCGCGCGGCGCGGTGTCGCCGTGTTCAACGCGCCGTTCTCCAACACCCGGTCCGTGGTCGAGCTCGCGGTCGCAGAGATCATCGCCCTCACCCGGCGCCTGACCGTGCGGGACAAGTCGCTGCACGCCGGCGTGTGGGACAAGTCCGCCGCCGGCTCGCACGAGGTCCGTGGCCGCACGCTCGGCATCGTCGGTTACGGCAACATCGGCACGCAGCTGTCGGTGGTCGCCGAGGCGCTGGGCATGCGGGTCGTGTTCTACGACACCGCCGAGAAGCTCGCCCTGGGCAACGCCCAGCGCATGGGCTCCCTGGCCGAGCTGCTGGCCGTGGCCGACATCGTCACGCTGCACGTGGACGGGCGCGAGGGCAACGCCGGGATGTTCGGCCGCGAGCAGTTCGAGCAGATGAAGCACGGCGCCGCGTTCCTCAACCTCTCCCGCGGCTTCCTCGTCGACTACTCGGTGCTGCGCGCGAAGATCCTGGACGGGTCCGTGTCCGGCGCGGCCGTCGACGTCTTCCCCGACGAGCCGAAGCGCACCGGTGACGCGTTCGAGTCCGAGCTGCGCGGCCTGCCCAACGTCATCCTCACCCCGCACGTCGGCGGGTCCACGCAGGAGGCGCAGGAGAACATCGGCCACTTCGTCTCGGGCAAGCTGACCAAGTACCTCCAGGCGGCCTCCACCGACCTGTCGGTGAACCTTCCCAGGCTCTCCCTCGAACCGTCCGACGCGGCCCGGTACCGGGTGGCCTTCGTGCACCGCAACACCCCCGGTGTCCTGGCGCTGGTGAACCAGACCTTCGCTGAGCACGGCGCGAACATCGAGGGCCAGATCCTGGGCACGCGCGGCGAGATCGGCTACGTGGTGACCGACATCGGCTCCGAGCTCCCGCGCGAGGCGGTCGAGGCCGTGCGGCAGATGGAGGACACCCTCCGGCTGCGCGTCATGACCCGGCCCGCGGCCGACTGA
- a CDS encoding proteasome assembly chaperone family protein, with product MRDPLDLYTVSEHAYDAAPVPVLVHALRGSLDAGHAGSLVARHLLESLPTERIATFEPDELIDYRSRRPPMIFEDWRYTDYDEPVIALDLLRDDEGTPLLLLHGPEPDLRWDAFTTAVVGLVEQFGVQRTIAVQGIPMAVPHTRPVTVTAHATRDELIDPQRHMMGMVQIPGSVGGLLELRLGRAGHDALGFAANVPHYLAQADYPQAAAELVRQIAGSTGLALPVGELEAAAAETMQQIEAQVSASAEVGAVVHALEQQYDAFMEAAAQPGHTTLLAEPGALPTADQIGAELEAFLAEQTGAPARERGDVPGLPPGGGRTATTDPGTGEATDLGTSTTDDGEAPGPVEAPGSGPA from the coding sequence ATGCGCGATCCACTGGACCTGTACACCGTGAGCGAGCACGCGTACGACGCCGCACCGGTCCCGGTGCTCGTACACGCCCTGCGCGGCTCGCTGGACGCCGGCCACGCGGGGTCACTGGTCGCTCGACACCTGCTCGAGTCCCTGCCGACCGAGCGGATCGCGACGTTCGAGCCCGACGAGCTCATCGACTACCGGTCCCGCCGTCCCCCGATGATCTTCGAGGACTGGCGCTACACCGACTACGACGAGCCCGTGATCGCGCTGGACCTCCTGCGCGACGACGAGGGCACCCCGCTGCTGCTCCTGCACGGTCCGGAGCCCGACCTGCGCTGGGACGCGTTCACGACGGCGGTCGTCGGCCTCGTCGAGCAGTTCGGCGTGCAGCGGACCATCGCGGTCCAGGGCATCCCGATGGCCGTGCCCCACACCCGCCCGGTGACGGTGACCGCGCACGCCACGCGCGACGAGCTGATCGACCCCCAGCGGCACATGATGGGCATGGTCCAGATCCCCGGCTCCGTCGGTGGGCTGCTGGAGCTGCGGCTGGGGCGCGCCGGTCACGACGCGCTCGGCTTCGCGGCGAACGTGCCCCACTACCTCGCCCAGGCGGACTACCCGCAGGCCGCGGCCGAGCTGGTGCGGCAGATCGCCGGCAGCACCGGCCTCGCGCTGCCGGTCGGTGAGCTGGAGGCGGCTGCTGCCGAGACGATGCAGCAGATCGAGGCGCAGGTGTCGGCCTCGGCCGAGGTCGGCGCCGTCGTGCACGCCCTTGAGCAGCAGTACGACGCCTTCATGGAGGCCGCCGCCCAGCCCGGTCACACCACCCTGCTCGCCGAACCGGGCGCGCTGCCCACGGCGGACCAGATCGGGGCCGAGCTCGAGGCCTTCCTGGCCGAGCAGACCGGGGCACCAGCCCGGGAGCGCGGCGACGTGCCGGGCCTGCCGCCCGGCGGCGGGCGCACCGCCACGACGGACCCCGGCACCGGGGAAGCCACGGACCTTGGGACGTCGACCACGGACGACGGCGAGGCCCCCGGACCGGTCGAGGCGCCCGGCTCCGGACCAGCCTGA
- a CDS encoding HelD family protein: MPGPATTPENAASAAVAVQAAVAEEQAYVDTVYERLDALRAAYGSRLADVRRQGPSGSPQNRSERDAFAAHYADAVARLDQVENRLVFGRLDLRRDEPRYVGRVGLSDAEHNQLLVDWRAPSARPFYQATAAHPGGVVRRRHLMTRARAVIGVEDELLDHEHLDEAVADGLTGEGALFAAMSAAREGRMHDIVATIQAEQDAVIRSPLDGVLVVQGGPGTGKTAVALHRAAFLLYAHRQRLERSGVLLVGPSRVFLRYIEQVLPSLGESDVVATTMADLLPGTTATGEEGEEVAAVKGRAAMAQVLARAVRGLQRVPDAEQELVVEGTRLHLNPDQVRSAMARARRTGLPHNQARDTFVLAMLDHLVREYAGTRGMEDDPAERAYLREDVRTARDVRVALNLCWMPTTPHGLLERLFARPDLLERHAGGMSARDRALLRREKGSPWTEADIALLDELAELLGPHEQAQAGRAQAEAKIQAAEEVRFAQEAISSQGLGMGMVTAEMLAERFTATGPRLTTAERAATDRTWTYGHIVVDEAQELSAMAWRALLRRCPARSMTVVGDLAQRSGHHPVASWSQVLGRAAGEHLRESVLTVSYRTPATVMDAATAVLAGLGVAPAYPVRAARDLPDALAVTRADGGAPAAAVVEAARAELARLDASDGPGAGRVAVIVPARRRGEVLGALARADGVRDALAPAGTDPLEARLAVLSTHDAKGLEFDVVVLVEPAEVLEGGTGDIYVAMTRPTRRLHVVHARDLPEGFPVG; the protein is encoded by the coding sequence GTGCCAGGTCCGGCCACCACGCCCGAGAACGCGGCGAGCGCCGCCGTGGCGGTACAGGCCGCCGTCGCCGAGGAGCAGGCCTACGTCGACACGGTCTACGAGCGTCTCGACGCGCTGCGGGCGGCGTACGGGTCCCGCCTGGCCGACGTCCGCCGCCAGGGCCCGTCCGGCTCCCCGCAGAACCGCTCGGAGCGCGACGCGTTCGCCGCCCACTACGCCGACGCCGTCGCCCGGCTGGACCAGGTGGAGAACCGGCTCGTGTTCGGCCGGCTGGACCTGCGCAGGGACGAGCCGCGGTACGTCGGGCGGGTCGGGCTCTCCGACGCCGAGCACAACCAGCTCCTCGTGGACTGGCGCGCGCCCAGCGCCCGGCCCTTCTACCAGGCGACGGCGGCCCACCCGGGTGGCGTCGTCCGGCGTCGTCACCTCATGACCCGGGCCCGGGCCGTGATCGGGGTGGAGGACGAGCTCCTCGACCACGAGCACCTGGACGAGGCGGTCGCCGACGGCCTGACCGGCGAGGGCGCGCTGTTCGCGGCGATGTCCGCCGCCCGCGAGGGCCGGATGCACGACATCGTGGCCACCATCCAGGCCGAGCAGGACGCGGTGATCCGCTCCCCGCTCGACGGCGTGCTGGTGGTCCAGGGCGGGCCCGGCACGGGCAAGACCGCTGTGGCCCTGCACCGCGCCGCCTTCCTCCTGTACGCCCACCGCCAGCGCCTGGAGCGCTCCGGGGTGCTGCTGGTGGGACCCTCCCGGGTGTTCCTGCGCTACATCGAGCAGGTGCTGCCGTCCCTGGGTGAGAGCGACGTCGTGGCCACCACGATGGCGGACCTGCTGCCCGGCACGACGGCGACGGGCGAGGAGGGCGAGGAGGTCGCCGCCGTCAAGGGTCGCGCCGCGATGGCGCAGGTGCTCGCCCGGGCCGTGCGCGGGCTGCAGCGCGTGCCCGACGCCGAGCAGGAGCTCGTGGTGGAGGGGACGCGGCTGCACCTGAACCCGGACCAGGTGCGGTCCGCGATGGCCCGCGCCCGGCGCACCGGGCTGCCGCACAACCAGGCGCGGGACACGTTCGTCCTGGCGATGCTGGACCACCTCGTGCGCGAGTACGCCGGCACCCGCGGCATGGAGGACGACCCCGCCGAGCGTGCCTACCTGCGCGAGGACGTGCGCACCGCCCGGGACGTGCGGGTCGCGCTCAACCTGTGCTGGATGCCCACGACGCCGCACGGGCTGCTCGAGCGGCTCTTCGCCCGCCCCGACCTGCTCGAACGTCACGCCGGCGGCATGTCCGCGCGGGACCGGGCGCTGCTGCGACGGGAGAAGGGCTCCCCGTGGACCGAGGCGGACATCGCGCTCCTCGACGAGCTGGCCGAGCTGCTGGGGCCGCACGAGCAGGCGCAGGCCGGCCGGGCCCAGGCCGAGGCGAAGATCCAGGCAGCCGAGGAGGTGCGGTTCGCCCAAGAGGCGATCTCCTCCCAGGGTCTGGGCATGGGCATGGTCACCGCCGAGATGCTGGCGGAACGGTTCACGGCCACCGGGCCGCGGCTGACGACGGCGGAGCGCGCCGCCACCGACCGCACCTGGACGTACGGCCACATCGTCGTCGACGAGGCGCAGGAGCTCAGCGCGATGGCGTGGCGGGCGCTGCTGCGCCGCTGCCCGGCCCGGTCGATGACCGTCGTGGGTGACCTCGCCCAGCGCAGCGGCCACCACCCTGTGGCGTCGTGGTCCCAGGTGCTCGGACGGGCCGCCGGCGAGCACCTGCGCGAGTCCGTCCTCACCGTCAGCTACCGCACCCCGGCCACCGTGATGGACGCCGCCACTGCGGTGCTGGCGGGGTTGGGCGTCGCGCCGGCCTATCCCGTGCGGGCGGCCCGTGACCTGCCCGACGCCCTGGCCGTCACCCGGGCCGACGGCGGGGCGCCCGCCGCCGCGGTGGTCGAGGCCGCCCGGGCCGAGCTGGCGCGCCTGGACGCCTCCGACGGGCCAGGCGCCGGCCGGGTGGCCGTGATCGTGCCGGCCCGTCGCCGCGGCGAGGTGCTCGGTGCGCTCGCCCGAGCCGACGGGGTGCGCGACGCGCTCGCCCCGGCGGGCACCGACCCGCTCGAGGCCCGGCTCGCCGTCCTGAGCACCCACGACGCCAAGGGCCTGGAGTTCGACGTCGTAGTGCTGGTGGAGCCGGCGGAGGTGCTCGAGGGCGGCACCGGTGACATCTACGTCGCGATGACCCGGCCCACCCGCCGGCTGCACGTGGTGCACGCCCGCGACCTGCCGGAGGGCTTTCCGGTCGGTTGA